The genomic interval ttcttaaattcttaaattcttaaattcttaaattcttaaattcttaaattcttaaattcttaaattcttaaattcttaaattcttaaattcttaaattcttaaattcttaaattcttaaattcttaaattcttaaattcttaaattcttaaattcttaaattcttaaattcttaaattcttaaattcttaaattcttaaattcttaaattcttaaattcttaaattcttaaattcttaaattcttaaattcttaaattcttaaattcttaaattcttaaattcttaaattcttaaattcttaaattcttaaattcttaaattcttaaattcttaaattcttaaattcttaaattcttaaattcttaaattcttaaattcttaaattcttaaattcttaaattcttaaattcttaaattcttaaattcttaaattcttaaattcttaaattcttaaattcttaaattcttaaattcttaaattcttaaattcttaaattcttaaattcttaaattcttaaattcttaaattcttaaattcttaaattcttaaattcttaaattcttaaattcttaaattcttaaattcttaaattcttaaattcttaaattcttaaattcttaaattcttaaattcttaaattcttaaattcttaaattcttaaattcttaaattcttaaattcttaaattcttaaattcttaaattcttaaattcttaaattcttaaattcttaaattcttaaattcttaaattcttaaattcttaaattcttaaattcttaaattcttaaattcttaaattcttaaattcttaaattcttaaattcttaaattcttaaattcttaaattcttaaattcttaaattcttaaattcttaaattcttaaattcttaaattcttaaattcttaaattcttaaattcttaaattcttaaattcttaaattcttaaattcttaaattcttaaattcttaaattcttaaattcttaaattcttaaattcttaaattcttaaattcttaaattcttaaattcttaaattcttaaattcttaaattcttaaattcttaaattcttaaattcttaaattcttaaattcttaaattcttaaattcttaaattcttaaattcttaaattcttaaattcttaaattcttaaattcttaaattcttaaattcttaaattcttaaattcttaaattcttaaattcttaaattcttaaattcttaaattcttaaattcttaaattcttaaattcttaaattcttaaattcttaaattcttaaattcttaaattcttaaattcttaaattcttaaattcttaaattcttaaattcttaaattcttaaattcttaaattcttaaattcttaaattcttaaattcttaaattcttaaattcttaaattcttaaattcttaaattcttaaattcttaaattcttaaattcttaaattcttaaattcttaaattcttaaattcttaaattcttaaattcttaaattcttaaattcttaaattcttaaattcttaaattcttaaattcttaaattcttaaattcttaaattcttaaattcttaaattcttaaattcttaaattcttaaattcttaaattcttaaattcttaaattcttaaattcttaaattcttaaattcttaaattcttaaattcttaaattcttaattcttaaattcttaaattcttaaattcttaaattcttaaattcttaaattcttaaattcttaaattcttaaattcttaaattcttaaattcttaaattcttaaattcttaaattcttaaattcttaaattcttaaattcttaaattcttaaattcttaaattcttaaattcttaaattcttaaattcttaaattcttaaattcttaaattcttaaattcttaaattcttaaattcttaaattcttaaattcttaaattcttaaattcttaaattcttaaattcttaaattcttaaattcttaaattcttaaattcttaaattcttaaattcttaaattcttaaattcttaaattcttaaattcttaaattcttaaattcttaaattcttaaattcttaaattcttaaattcttaaattcttaaattcttaaattcttaaattcttaaattcttaaattcttaaattcttaaattcttaaattcttaaattcttaaattcttaaattcttaaattcttaaattcttaaattcttaaattcttaaattcttaaattcttaaattcttaaattcttaaattcttaaattcttaaattcttaaattcttaaattcttaaattcttaaattcttaaattcttaaattcttaaattcttaaattcttaaattcttaaattcttaaattcttaaattcttaaattcttaaattcttaaattcttaaattcttaaattcttaaattcttaaattcttaaattcttaaattcttaaattcttaaattcttaaattcttaaattcttaaattcttaaattcttaaattcttaaattcttaaattcttaaattcttaaattcttaaattcttaaattcttaaattcttaaattcttaaattcttaaattcttaaattcttaaattcttaaattcttaaattcttaaattcttaaattcttaaattcttaaattcttaaattcttaaatcttaaattcttaaattcttaaattcttaaattcttaaattcttaaattcttaaattcttaaattcttaaattcttaaattcttaaattcttaaattcttaaattcttaaattcttaaattcttaaattcttaaattcttaaattcttaaattcttaaattcttaaattcttaaattcttaaattcttaaattcttaaattcttaaattcttaaattcttaaattcttaaattcttaaattcttaaattcttaaattcttaaattcttaaattcttaaattcttaaattcttaaattcttaaattcttaaattcttaaattcttaaattcttaaattcttaaattcttaaattcttaaattcttaaattcttaaattcttaaattcttaaattcttaaattcttaaattcttaaattcttaaattcttaaatttttaaattctttaatttttggaagaaaatatttcaaatattggaaatgaaatttgtttcGGAATTATTCGAAATTAAGTGTGGAATATGGAAAACaatctgtattaaaattcatagattttgaatttttagaatttcgaaatctaaaattcaatcatattcaaattttagattttggttttttgagcttatatttttaaagttaaatttcatttattagatttttaaattttgtttatattggtttataattttctatttcgtttatattcgtcaaaattattgtagtgtccctctgattcgcaaaaaaaaatttttggtgacacttttcttgacgtctctttaggtattttttaaaaggattttttgctatcattccttcaaacataaaacgagtttttttttatcaaatactttctgtattagttttttgtttggaaataatgtttcttgaatgtttgtcgcgatttttttatatggcgtgaATTTCGCACGGATTGAGGTTTCGGtcagcgcggatttggcgcggattttctttcgactttcccgtaacaaccctgcatgtCCACTGGTTTCTTGATCCGGAACAGTCAGAACGgattcccgttggccacttggcaacatctaattctgatttcaagtaaattctgaatttttacaggaattttaaaatttcatttatcaaaatatgtttttgaaaacatgataaaaatttcaaatattcactggttccctaatccagaacatttaatACGGGTTTTTGTTAgtcacctggccacatttctgattctaatTTTGTATTAATTCTGCtatttctagaaaactagaaaatttcctaattaaattatgctttttttaaatctataaacatttcaagtgactactggttccctgatccggaacattcaaaatgggtttCCATTGGCCACTTGGAAACATTTCTAattctgttttcaaataaattgtgattttttccaaaatttttaaaaaaatctgtaaaataaatatatttattttaaaataataaaaattgtgactactgaaataataaaaattgtaaccactggttccctgaaccggaacattcagaatgggtttccgttggccacttggcaatattactaaatctgattttaaataaactgtgattttttccaaaactttaaaacaaatcagtaaaataaatatatattttttaaattaataaaaattgtgaccagtcagaacaggttcacgttggccacttggcaaaatttttaagtatgatttaaaataaatttagatttttctagaaatctagaaatattcttaattaaaaaaatgttttttatttaattaataaactttttatgtGATTTCTGGTTCCCTGATCTGGATCAGTCAGAACAGAttctcgttggccacttgacaacattttcaattctgatttcaaataaattcagatttttctagaaatctagaaaatttctaaattaaaatatgCCAAGTGACCACTGGCTCGCTGATCCGGAACAGTCGGCCACTTGgcatcatttttatttcttattctaaatacattcagattttccagggatttaaaaatttcattaattaaaatatgcatttttaaaattaattaaaaattcaaatttcctctggtaacatgatccgaaacattcagaacgagttcccgtaggccacttggcaatatttctaattctgatatcgaatatgttcctaatttttacaggaatttttaaatttcattaatctaaatatgttttttgaaaacttgataaaaacttcaaatgttcactggttccctaatccagaacatttaaaacgggttcctgttggtAACCTGGGcatatttctgattctgattttaattaattctgatttttgtagaaaactagaaaatttcctaattaaattatgctattttaaattaatacacatttcaagtgaccactggttccctgatccggaatattcagaacgggttcccgttggccacttggccacatttctgattttgattttgaatcaattcagattttttccagatacattgaaaatgtcttaataaaaactgcttcataacattaataaaaaatatataatttccacaggttccctgatccggaacattcagagcaggttcccgttggccacttggccatgtttttgtggtaatatgaatatgaagtagcaaagaatgcttcaaaaacacttttatttatatttcggattaattcatattttttccagaaaccttgaaaatttcttaataaaaaactgcctttaaaattaaaaaaaatgtcaagtgtccactggttccatgatccggaacattcagaacaggttaccgttggccacttggccacatttctgattttgattttgaatcaattcagattttttccagatacattgaaaatgtcttaataaaaactgcttcataacattaataaaaaatatataatttccacaggttccctgatccggaacatttagagcaggttcccgttggccacttggccatgtttttgtggtaatatgaatatgaagtagcaaagaatgcttcaacaacacttttatttatatctgtctgacacattggaattgtgaaaatattgcttaattttttccggagtttccggatccggattcaccggaaccggttctcaatggccaccttttcaattaaacaccttcaaacatgctgggaccaacatttttttagtttgtatggattgtttcatgctatagtgcgttcacttcgcattaagagcaaaaaacttcaaaattttgaagtttttgcacagttttggccaatattccggatttcctccggaaccggttacgggaaccggccaatgggaccaaatcttgagtttttctaacaatttaccgtcgaatgacaccggaagcgtccaaaaagacctaattgatcaaaagttacagagaaaacaaaataaaaaatattttccgacggggggtgattcatatacaaaacttctgcattgaatatctcgagttaggataacaataaaaatatgcgccaggttgcattttgttcgggaagccgatccctagaggagcattttttttcgtgctgccaaaaaataaaaaaaatattttgttacgctgtgttattgaaactaaaaaaaaactaatcccCACTCGTTACTGACTCGACAACTTAGGATGGTATCCATTCTCGTCCGCCGTGTAGTGGACGCTGTACTTGACTCCATCCGGACCAACGTAGCTGTAGAAGCCATCAACCACCAAGAGCTTGGTTCCGTCCGGTAACATCTTCACGGTAGCCTTCTGCTGCACCTGGCGACCATCACTTAGCTCGTAACTACAATGAGGTGCAAAAACTGTTCAATTCCATCGCAAAGATCACGTTGGTTCTGCATACCTCCAGTTGAACTCATCTGTCCCGTGGTTGTTGAATTCTTTAATCACCGTAACTTGCTCATCACGAACTGTTTGAGGAGCACTGACCACCAATCCGCTAATTACTGCCAAGATCACTAACCTACCCAAACTAATGGTCGACATGTTTACACTCTGCTCAGCTGTGACGTCCGACGGTGACTAAGTTGAGCATAGTCAAAAACATCTACCCTTAGCTCAAATCTTCATGATTAGACCTATTCGATATCGCTTGGAGAGGGTTGACTTTAACCTTCTAACCAACTAATGACAAACAAAAAGATCGTCGTAACCTTGTGGGAGGTCTAACGGTTCGTCACGATGAAGATCTTTAGGGTGTTAATTCGCAACAAAACCTATCCAAATGTATCACTTATCTTCTGCTGAAAGTGTTCCTCGAATTAAACTTGAACGCCAATTCCACACACCTCCTAGCCGTGCCATTTCTCAAAACCAGTTTGCAGCCTCAAATCGGCTCGCATGATCAGCTGCTGCTTCAAGTCTCAAATGCCACTTCCCTGTTTGGCGCGCAGCTCCTTCTTGCGGGCCAACGTCCGAACTTGAATTTGGAAACAATCGCCGGGCTATTCAGTATCAAACGTGTGTGATCGCGGAACGGTTGCTGAGCGCGCCACTGTGATTTCGTTCGAGAAATTTTCGAAAAGGTGTTGTAATAGATGCCGCGGTGAAATGAAAGTGGCTATTTTGGGATTCTGTTGTCTGGTGGTTGGGATTTTGGAGGTTTTCCCCAAACCGGTGCGGGAAAACCCCCAAAAAGTGGCAGTCGAAATCGAATCCGTACTGGACGAGAAGAGGGGCAACGGAACGGTTTATGCGTGAgtattttatggttttaatcCTTGCCTGTCTTTTTTGTGAAGCTGACGTTTAGAGCAACAATCGTTCtacgaaaaaatcattttatttatgtGCATTTTATCTGccttggtcttggtcttggtcttggtcttggttttggtcttggtcttggtcttggtcttggtcttggtcttggtcttggtcttggtcttggtcttggtcgtggtcttggtcttggtcttggtcttggtcttggtc from Culex pipiens pallens isolate TS unplaced genomic scaffold, TS_CPP_V2 Cpp_Un0002, whole genome shotgun sequence carries:
- the LOC120425884 gene encoding endocuticle structural glycoprotein ABD-5-like, which gives rise to MSTISLGRLVILAVISGLVVSAPQTVRDEQVTVIKEFNNHGTDEFNWSYELSDGRQVQQKATVKMLPDGTKLLVVDGFYSYVGPDGVKYSVHYTADENGYHPKLSTGDVQIIEVHQVGLDPKVLASLLG